A region of Streptomyces paludis DNA encodes the following proteins:
- a CDS encoding protein kinase codes for MDEYAGRVLADRYRLPLPPSDAYELVETRAFDTYSGQEVLVRQVPLPEVVEAEVIDAEGTAAPRRAPGRTQRRHTDPAVRRAIEAAQSAAQIPDHPRLDQVFDVFAESGSLWIVSELVAARPLAALLAEKPLNPYRAAEIASDVLTAVRVVHAHGWTHRNITVRTVLVCDDGRVVLTGLAAGAAEEALCGYAPVPEPPPEEEPDFPEPEFHPSELHEPEPHRPEIQQPGPHQPGLHAGLHQPGLHDRGLDAPHGGRPGAPALGGPESGPAQPHAPHAPHAPGASSGPGALPYAPGSTAGVPGGPGRAALGPGQGAQSPYGDSASATSSGTSGAMPRPQHGPPGMPAPYGGRPALPGAGSASGDIRAARAGAIAAYRAGARAAARASEDQSPSAAPAQQSVPQPAPPSPSEPDTGEQRAHVPTSAPGSAPGTPGSGPDPEWWAKPRGFQGQFDGEQDADEEEDDDPPTPYRPQLAGTWRDGPAPWNDASGSLPAGGSSGGAGAYGPHSAGPFGAGTGGTAGIPVRGGGPAGEPRHTPQPPPSGAVTAHGGGSPYAGGHPGGARDALRADAQRNTARLPAVAGVGGGGRWDEVVASGHVPAYRGPATPLAAERARQARIAVVGAVTERWAPEQAGPVHENWQLAPPIGPATDLWALGALLYRAVQGHAPYPEESAIELVQLVCAEPPAFAEECGPLRPVVESLLRQDPTERPDFEELRGWLRSLVRSAPEPEAGLDVVPVPSDETRLPIKRRRGELVRRRRVWGRSRDAEHGRHRHKKGKDGKGRAEYAVQSGQAEQGGRLAAEETYERPEIFENFGRPEPSEHQAHAGGIDLTERGERGDRGGRGERGGRSERERAPYALGRTLLLLILLLLVAVVVYAVMFMPKTDAQQQGQRVGEANPGSSAAPHTSDGAASDDPDSSTKDPGSGGAGTGGATSKPNTSAPQTSGPAVDVADGYVLREDTEGFRIAVDKTWERRPINDSGQVRYVGGDFTLIVVPGRDTVAQNGSDPMVYQRDKEREIQPFRDSSWATASGLRRIDVGKQAMAEGQYTWQDSTGREVFVRNLAMIVGGRYHVIQAIGPADRRDKVDEIYQQANSAYRVTG; via the coding sequence GTGGACGAATACGCGGGGCGGGTGCTCGCCGACCGCTATCGCCTGCCCCTGCCGCCCTCCGACGCGTACGAACTCGTCGAGACCCGGGCCTTTGACACCTACAGCGGGCAGGAAGTCCTCGTCCGGCAGGTGCCCCTGCCGGAGGTCGTCGAGGCCGAGGTCATCGACGCCGAGGGCACCGCCGCCCCGCGCCGGGCCCCGGGGCGTACGCAGCGCAGGCATACGGATCCGGCCGTGCGGCGCGCCATCGAGGCCGCCCAGAGCGCCGCCCAGATCCCCGACCACCCCCGGCTCGACCAGGTCTTCGACGTCTTCGCCGAGTCGGGCTCGCTGTGGATAGTGAGTGAACTGGTCGCGGCCAGGCCGCTCGCCGCGCTGCTCGCCGAGAAGCCGCTCAACCCGTACCGCGCGGCCGAGATCGCCTCCGACGTGCTCACCGCCGTACGCGTCGTGCACGCGCACGGCTGGACCCACCGCAACATCACCGTCCGTACGGTGCTCGTCTGCGACGACGGGCGCGTGGTGCTGACCGGGCTCGCGGCGGGCGCGGCGGAGGAGGCGCTGTGCGGCTACGCGCCGGTGCCTGAGCCGCCGCCCGAGGAGGAACCGGACTTCCCCGAGCCGGAGTTCCATCCGTCCGAACTCCACGAGCCCGAGCCCCACCGGCCCGAGATCCAGCAGCCAGGGCCCCATCAGCCCGGACTGCACGCGGGACTCCACCAGCCAGGACTTCACGACCGGGGGCTCGACGCTCCGCACGGCGGAAGGCCGGGCGCGCCCGCGCTCGGCGGGCCGGAATCCGGGCCCGCGCAGCCCCACGCCCCGCACGCGCCCCACGCCCCGGGCGCCTCCTCCGGCCCGGGGGCCCTGCCGTACGCGCCGGGGTCCACCGCCGGGGTGCCCGGCGGTCCCGGCCGGGCCGCGCTCGGTCCCGGCCAGGGCGCGCAGAGCCCGTACGGCGACAGCGCCTCGGCGACCTCGTCGGGCACGTCCGGCGCGATGCCCCGGCCGCAGCACGGCCCGCCCGGGATGCCCGCACCGTACGGCGGCCGGCCGGCGCTGCCGGGAGCCGGGAGTGCCTCCGGCGACATCCGCGCCGCGCGCGCCGGCGCGATCGCCGCGTACCGCGCCGGAGCGCGCGCCGCCGCACGGGCCTCCGAGGACCAGAGCCCGAGCGCCGCGCCCGCCCAGCAGTCCGTGCCGCAGCCCGCGCCCCCGTCGCCGTCGGAGCCGGACACCGGCGAGCAGCGGGCGCACGTACCCACGAGCGCGCCCGGGAGCGCGCCCGGGACCCCGGGCAGTGGCCCCGATCCGGAGTGGTGGGCGAAGCCGCGTGGCTTCCAGGGGCAGTTCGACGGGGAGCAGGACGCCGACGAGGAAGAGGACGACGACCCGCCCACGCCCTACCGCCCCCAGCTCGCGGGCACCTGGCGCGACGGGCCCGCACCCTGGAACGACGCGTCGGGCTCCCTGCCGGCAGGCGGCAGCAGTGGCGGCGCGGGGGCGTACGGACCGCACTCGGCCGGCCCGTTCGGCGCCGGTACCGGTGGTACGGCGGGCATTCCCGTACGCGGCGGAGGGCCGGCGGGCGAGCCGCGCCACACCCCCCAGCCGCCGCCGTCCGGCGCCGTCACGGCCCATGGCGGCGGCAGCCCGTACGCCGGCGGACATCCGGGCGGCGCGCGCGACGCGCTGCGCGCCGACGCACAGCGGAACACCGCGCGCCTGCCCGCCGTGGCGGGCGTCGGCGGCGGCGGGCGCTGGGACGAGGTCGTCGCGAGCGGCCATGTCCCCGCCTACCGGGGCCCCGCCACCCCGCTCGCGGCCGAGCGCGCCCGGCAGGCGCGGATCGCGGTGGTCGGCGCGGTCACCGAGCGCTGGGCGCCCGAGCAGGCCGGGCCCGTGCACGAGAACTGGCAGCTCGCGCCGCCGATCGGGCCCGCCACCGACCTCTGGGCGCTGGGCGCGCTGCTGTACCGCGCGGTGCAGGGCCATGCCCCGTATCCCGAGGAGAGCGCGATCGAGCTGGTGCAGCTGGTCTGCGCCGAGCCGCCCGCCTTCGCCGAGGAGTGCGGTCCGCTGCGCCCCGTCGTCGAGTCCCTGCTCCGGCAGGACCCCACCGAGCGGCCGGACTTCGAGGAGCTGCGCGGCTGGCTGCGGTCGCTCGTACGGTCCGCGCCCGAGCCGGAGGCCGGCCTGGACGTCGTGCCGGTGCCGTCGGACGAGACCCGGCTGCCGATCAAGCGCCGCCGGGGCGAGCTGGTGCGCAGACGGCGCGTCTGGGGGCGCTCGCGCGACGCGGAGCATGGGCGCCACCGCCACAAGAAGGGCAAGGACGGCAAGGGGCGCGCCGAGTACGCCGTACAGAGCGGCCAGGCCGAGCAGGGCGGCCGGTTGGCGGCCGAGGAGACGTACGAGCGTCCGGAGATCTTCGAGAACTTCGGCCGCCCGGAGCCGTCCGAGCACCAGGCGCACGCCGGCGGCATCGACCTGACGGAGCGGGGCGAGCGCGGTGACCGGGGCGGTCGGGGGGAGCGCGGCGGACGCTCCGAGCGGGAGCGCGCGCCCTATGCCCTGGGCCGCACCCTGCTGCTGTTGATACTGCTGCTTCTCGTCGCGGTCGTCGTGTACGCCGTGATGTTCATGCCCAAGACCGATGCCCAGCAGCAGGGCCAGCGCGTCGGCGAGGCGAACCCCGGCTCGTCGGCCGCGCCGCACACCTCGGACGGAGCCGCCTCGGACGATCCGGACTCCTCGACAAAGGATCCGGGGTCCGGCGGCGCCGGCACGGGCGGTGCCACCAGCAAGCCCAACACCTCCGCCCCGCAGACCTCGGGCCCCGCCGTCGATGTCGCCGACGGATACGTCCTGCGCGAGGACACGGAGGGGTTCCGTATCGCCGTCGACAAGACATGGGAGCGGCGCCCGATCAACGACAGCGGCCAAGTCCGTTACGTAGGCGGGGACTTCACCCTGATAGTCGTGCCGGGCCGGGACACCGTCGCGCAGAACGGTTCCGACCCGATGGTCTATCAGCGCGACAAGGAGCGGGAGATACAGCCGTTCCGCGACTCCAGTTGGGCCACGGCCTCGGGCCTGCGCCGGATCGACGTCGGTAAACAGGCCATGGCCGAGGGCCAGTACACCTGGCAGGACAGCACCGGCCGCGAGGTCTTCGTACGGAACCTCGCGATGATCGTCGGCGGTCGCTACCACGTGATCCAGGCGATAGGACCGGCCGATCGCCGTGACAAAGTGGACGAGATCTACCAACAGGCCAACTCCGCCTATCGGGTGACGGGCTGA
- a CDS encoding succinic semialdehyde dehydrogenase, whose translation MTDSKASAATASPGTPSTPGTPGTSSTPSASGARGTNPVAAAPAGARTAADVVTPEVVVRLLRGVVGSGRTANHNPFTGEKLADLPEATPEDVASAYARARAAQPAWEALSVRQRAAVLLRFHDLLLARQSEVLDLVQLETGKARLHAHEEVQAVAVAARHYGLKSPSYLRPKRHIGALPVLTKVTELRRARGVVGQVAPWNYPLELTIGDALPAFVAGNAVVMKPDTETALTALWARDLMIEAGLPAEVFQVVLGEGPVVGPEVVRHADYVSFTGSTRTGREVARGAADRLIGVSLELGGKNAMIVLADADVEKAAAGAVRSCFSSAGQLCISIERLYVHESVADAFVERFAARTRAMRLGNSLAYGADMGSLAGERQLETVTRHVDEAVAKGATVVTGGVARPDIGPLFYEPTILDGVEPPMAVCTEETFGPVVSLYRFRDEDEVIDRVNGTPYGLNASVWSADARHGHAVAARVRSGTVNINEGYAAAYGSVRAPMGGMKDSGLGRRHGSEGILKYTEAQTIAHQRVLPMGPAFGMDDERYAAFMSSSLKVMRTLRLR comes from the coding sequence ATGACGGACTCGAAGGCTTCCGCCGCCACCGCCTCCCCGGGCACCCCCAGCACTCCCGGTACTCCCGGTACCTCCAGCACTCCCAGTGCCTCAGGCGCCCGGGGCACCAACCCGGTGGCCGCCGCCCCGGCCGGTGCCCGTACCGCCGCCGACGTGGTCACCCCCGAGGTGGTCGTCCGGCTGCTGCGCGGGGTCGTCGGGTCCGGTCGTACCGCCAACCACAACCCCTTCACCGGCGAGAAGCTGGCGGACCTGCCCGAGGCCACCCCCGAGGACGTGGCGAGCGCCTACGCGCGGGCGCGCGCCGCCCAGCCGGCGTGGGAGGCCCTGTCCGTACGGCAGCGGGCCGCCGTACTGCTGCGCTTCCACGATCTCCTGCTGGCCCGTCAGTCCGAGGTGCTCGACCTGGTCCAGCTGGAGACCGGCAAGGCCCGGCTGCACGCCCACGAAGAGGTCCAGGCCGTGGCCGTCGCCGCGCGGCACTACGGGCTCAAGTCGCCCTCGTACCTGCGGCCGAAGCGGCACATCGGCGCGCTTCCGGTGCTCACGAAGGTCACCGAACTGCGCCGGGCGCGCGGGGTCGTCGGCCAGGTCGCGCCCTGGAACTACCCGCTGGAGCTGACGATCGGTGACGCGCTGCCCGCGTTCGTCGCCGGCAACGCCGTGGTGATGAAGCCCGACACGGAGACCGCGCTCACCGCGCTCTGGGCCCGTGACCTGATGATCGAGGCCGGACTGCCGGCCGAGGTCTTCCAGGTGGTTCTGGGCGAGGGCCCGGTCGTCGGCCCGGAGGTCGTGCGCCACGCCGACTACGTCTCCTTCACCGGCTCGACCCGTACCGGCCGCGAGGTCGCGCGGGGCGCGGCGGACCGGCTCATCGGCGTCTCCCTCGAACTCGGCGGCAAGAACGCGATGATCGTGCTCGCGGACGCCGATGTGGAGAAGGCGGCGGCGGGCGCGGTGCGCTCCTGCTTCTCGTCGGCGGGCCAGCTCTGCATCTCCATCGAGCGGCTGTACGTCCATGAGTCGGTGGCGGACGCGTTCGTGGAGCGGTTCGCCGCGCGCACCCGCGCGATGCGGCTCGGCAACTCCCTCGCGTACGGCGCGGACATGGGCTCGCTCGCGGGCGAGCGCCAGTTGGAGACGGTGACGCGCCATGTCGACGAGGCGGTCGCCAAGGGCGCCACGGTCGTCACGGGCGGGGTCGCGCGCCCCGACATCGGACCGCTCTTCTACGAGCCGACGATCCTCGACGGCGTCGAGCCGCCCATGGCGGTGTGCACGGAGGAGACCTTCGGCCCGGTCGTCTCGCTCTACCGGTTCCGCGACGAGGACGAGGTGATCGACCGCGTCAACGGCACCCCGTACGGGCTCAACGCCAGCGTCTGGTCGGCCGACGCGCGGCACGGCCACGCCGTCGCGGCCCGGGTGCGCAGCGGCACGGTCAACATCAACGAGGGGTACGCGGCGGCGTACGGCAGCGTGCGGGCACCGATGGGCGGAATGAAGGATTCCGGCCTGGGGCGGCGGCATGGCTCCGAGGGAATCCTCAAGTACACGGAGGCCCAGACGATCGCCCACCAGCGGGTTCTTCCGATGGGCCCGGCGTTCGGGATGGACGACGAGCGGTACGCGGCGTTCATGAGCAGCAGCCTGAAGGTGATGAGGACGCTGCGGCTGCGGTAG
- a CDS encoding serine/threonine-protein kinase — translation MSESKQSRDTAQEPQRETADSPRPEPAESPLPEPAKSADAAPEGRLLAGRYRLGEVLGRGGMGTVWRALDETLGRTVAVKELRFPSSIDEDEKRRLITRTLREAKAIARIRNNGAVTVFDVVDEDDRPWIVMELIEGKSLAEAIREDGLLTPRRAAEVGLAILDVLRSAHREGILHRDVKPSNVLIAEDGRVVLTDFGIAQVEGDPSVTSTGMLVGAPSYISPERARGHKPGPAADLWSLGGLLYASVEGCPPYDKGSAIATLTAVMTEPVDPPKNAGALEEVIYGLLAKDPAQRLDDAGARALLEDIIEAPEGAPEPAPDATRAIPLPPPPPGPVVSSASRVPRGPGAAQPMAGGGSVPQPAGPDRTAERRASLTDVVPRRTLVIIAVVAALALITTVLVVALNGDGDSPSGSAKGGDGTTASAGTKADSSKEPATGKNTDGDDKDAATAATGQGAAGSEAVTDNASSDGSGDTSDDDSESGKGKDKGSDDSGDKSDDDADDAGLPDGYVTVVDTQFHFSMAMPKEFRKTGIAGSNSGGIYSENGGFPRVQGDYTSTPTDDAVAAWTGQEPSVKSSSGGYKRLSLEKADYNGYPTVADWLFERNQNGERVRVLNRGFKADATHGYSIMVSCKASEWDEDECRTLRETAFATFRPKD, via the coding sequence ATGTCGGAGTCGAAGCAGTCGCGGGACACGGCGCAGGAGCCTCAGCGGGAGACGGCGGACAGCCCCCGCCCGGAGCCGGCGGAGAGCCCTCTGCCGGAGCCGGCGAAGAGCGCCGACGCCGCCCCGGAAGGCCGCCTCCTCGCGGGCAGGTACCGGCTCGGCGAGGTGCTCGGGCGCGGTGGCATGGGCACGGTGTGGCGGGCCCTCGACGAGACGCTCGGCCGTACGGTCGCGGTGAAGGAACTCCGCTTCCCCTCCAGCATCGACGAGGACGAGAAGCGCCGGCTCATCACGCGCACGCTGCGCGAGGCCAAGGCGATCGCCCGGATCCGCAACAACGGCGCGGTCACGGTCTTCGACGTGGTGGACGAGGACGACCGGCCCTGGATCGTCATGGAGCTGATCGAGGGCAAGTCCCTGGCCGAAGCGATCCGTGAGGACGGCCTTCTGACGCCCCGGCGGGCCGCCGAGGTCGGGCTCGCGATCCTCGACGTGCTGCGCTCGGCGCACCGCGAGGGCATCCTGCACCGCGATGTGAAGCCGTCCAATGTGCTGATCGCCGAGGACGGCCGGGTCGTCCTCACGGACTTCGGCATCGCCCAGGTCGAGGGCGACCCGTCGGTCACCTCGACCGGCATGCTCGTCGGCGCCCCCTCGTACATCTCCCCGGAGCGCGCCCGCGGTCACAAGCCCGGCCCCGCCGCCGACCTCTGGTCGCTCGGCGGGCTGCTGTACGCGTCGGTCGAGGGCTGCCCGCCGTACGACAAGGGCTCCGCCATCGCCACACTGACGGCGGTCATGACCGAGCCGGTCGATCCGCCGAAGAACGCGGGCGCGCTGGAAGAGGTCATCTACGGGCTGCTCGCCAAGGATCCCGCGCAGCGGCTCGACGACGCGGGCGCCCGCGCGCTCCTGGAGGACATCATCGAGGCGCCGGAGGGCGCGCCGGAGCCCGCGCCCGACGCCACCCGCGCCATCCCGCTGCCGCCCCCGCCTCCCGGGCCCGTCGTGTCCTCGGCCTCGCGCGTGCCGCGCGGCCCCGGAGCCGCGCAGCCCATGGCCGGCGGCGGGTCCGTACCCCAGCCCGCCGGACCGGACCGGACCGCCGAGCGGCGGGCGTCGCTCACGGATGTGGTGCCCCGGCGCACGCTGGTGATCATCGCGGTCGTGGCGGCGCTGGCGCTCATCACCACCGTGCTGGTCGTCGCGCTGAACGGGGACGGTGACAGCCCGTCCGGTTCGGCCAAGGGCGGGGACGGTACGACGGCCTCCGCCGGGACCAAGGCCGACAGCTCCAAGGAGCCCGCGACCGGCAAGAACACGGACGGCGACGACAAGGACGCCGCCACGGCGGCGACCGGCCAGGGCGCCGCGGGCTCCGAGGCCGTCACCGACAACGCCTCCTCGGACGGCTCCGGTGACACTTCCGATGACGACAGCGAGTCGGGCAAGGGCAAGGACAAGGGTTCGGACGACAGCGGGGACAAGAGCGACGACGACGCGGACGACGCCGGGCTGCCCGACGGCTATGTCACGGTCGTCGACACGCAGTTCCACTTCTCGATGGCGATGCCCAAGGAGTTCCGCAAGACCGGCATAGCCGGCAGCAACTCCGGCGGCATATACAGCGAGAACGGCGGCTTCCCCCGCGTCCAGGGCGACTACACCAGCACCCCGACCGATGACGCCGTGGCGGCCTGGACGGGCCAGGAACCGTCCGTCAAGAGCAGCAGTGGCGGCTACAAGCGGCTCAGCCTGGAGAAGGCCGACTACAACGGCTATCCCACCGTCGCCGACTGGCTGTTCGAGCGGAATCAGAACGGCGAGCGCGTACGGGTCCTCAACCGGGGCTTCAAGGCGGACGCCACCCACGGCTACTCGATCATGGTCAGCTGCAAGGCGAGCGAGTGGGACGAGGACGAGTGCCGGACGCTGCGCGAGACCGCCTTCGCCACGTTCCGGCCGAAGGACTGA
- a CDS encoding serine/threonine-protein kinase translates to MLAGRYRLGESIGSGGMGRVWRAHDEVLHRIVAIKELTAGRYASEADRAVLHQRTQKEARAAARITHSSVVTVHDVLNHDGRPWIVMQYVDGPSLADVARDSGPVDFREAARIGLAVLGALRAAHTAGVLHRDVKPGNVLLARDGSVLLTDFGIAAIEGDATITRTGEIVGSIDYLAPERIRGHDPGPASDLWSLGATLHTALCGASPFRRGSALATMQAVVTDEPEKPWGAGPLEPVIAALLRKDPEARPGTAECERMLREVAEGRAPAVEEPYDATRPVRYDGARTATVAGPVVAGTDGGMGAGGVSAGAGPAWGAGAGAGAYGTGSGNGYGNGNGSGGGGGGSGTVPSSVRPPGRRRRRMRAVAIAVVVAAVVGGGGGLVALKYLDGGSSSSTGSGGVRTPGDGSNADDASDTDTGTGAWTLVEAPEGFTVKVPEGWERKEDSGQIDFTPDNGVHLLRIGISAPDFEDPYAHMVSLEKQLQRLPDYKRISMEADSFRDKARSARWEFTWNEQSATASARHAIDQIYYSDDGNTEYAIYMSGPEEDWETIRAQFDVVLRSWQPPPDDEDS, encoded by the coding sequence GTGCTCGCCGGGCGCTACCGGCTGGGCGAGAGCATCGGCAGCGGCGGTATGGGCCGGGTCTGGCGCGCACACGACGAAGTGCTGCACCGGATCGTCGCCATCAAGGAGTTGACGGCGGGCCGCTACGCGTCCGAGGCGGACCGCGCCGTGCTGCACCAGCGGACACAGAAGGAGGCACGGGCCGCCGCCCGGATCACCCACTCGTCCGTCGTCACCGTCCACGACGTCCTCAATCACGACGGCCGGCCGTGGATCGTCATGCAGTACGTCGACGGTCCGTCACTCGCCGATGTGGCCAGGGACTCCGGGCCCGTCGACTTCCGCGAGGCGGCCAGGATCGGGCTCGCCGTCCTGGGCGCGCTGCGCGCCGCGCACACCGCCGGAGTGCTGCACCGCGATGTCAAGCCCGGCAATGTGCTGCTGGCCCGCGACGGCAGCGTCCTGCTCACCGACTTCGGGATCGCCGCCATAGAGGGCGACGCGACCATCACCAGAACGGGTGAGATCGTCGGCTCCATCGACTATCTGGCGCCCGAGCGGATACGGGGCCACGATCCCGGCCCCGCCTCCGACCTCTGGTCCCTGGGCGCCACGCTCCACACCGCGCTGTGCGGCGCGTCGCCGTTCCGGCGCGGCTCGGCGCTGGCCACCATGCAGGCCGTCGTCACGGACGAGCCGGAGAAGCCGTGGGGCGCCGGCCCGCTGGAACCTGTGATCGCCGCGCTGCTGCGCAAGGACCCCGAGGCCCGGCCCGGCACGGCCGAGTGCGAGCGGATGCTGCGCGAGGTGGCGGAGGGCCGGGCACCGGCCGTCGAGGAACCGTACGACGCGACGCGGCCCGTACGGTACGACGGCGCGCGGACCGCCACGGTCGCGGGACCGGTGGTCGCCGGGACCGACGGGGGCATGGGCGCGGGCGGCGTGAGCGCCGGCGCGGGCCCTGCCTGGGGCGCGGGCGCAGGCGCGGGCGCGTACGGGACCGGAAGCGGGAACGGGTACGGGAACGGGAACGGAAGCGGCGGCGGAGGCGGCGGAAGCGGGACCGTGCCGTCGTCCGTACGGCCGCCCGGTCGGCGTCGCCGGCGGATGCGCGCGGTGGCCATCGCCGTCGTCGTCGCGGCGGTCGTCGGCGGTGGCGGCGGTCTCGTCGCGCTGAAGTACCTGGACGGCGGAAGCAGTTCCTCCACCGGCTCCGGCGGTGTGCGCACTCCCGGCGACGGCTCGAACGCCGACGACGCGTCCGACACGGACACCGGCACCGGCGCCTGGACCCTCGTCGAGGCGCCCGAGGGCTTCACCGTCAAGGTGCCCGAGGGCTGGGAGCGCAAGGAGGACAGCGGGCAGATCGACTTCACCCCTGACAACGGTGTCCATCTCCTCCGTATAGGTATCTCGGCGCCCGATTTCGAGGATCCGTACGCGCACATGGTGAGTCTGGAGAAGCAGTTGCAACGGCTGCCGGACTACAAACGGATCTCCATGGAAGCCGACTCCTTCCGCGACAAGGCCCGCTCCGCGCGCTGGGAGTTCACCTGGAACGAGCAGTCCGCGACCGCGTCGGCGCGCCACGCGATCGACCAGATCTACTACTCCGACGACGGGAACACGGAGTACGCGATCTATATGTCCGGTCCGGAGGAGGACTGGGAGACCATACGCGCGCAGTTCGACGTCGTACTCCGCAGCTGGCAGCCGCCACCGGATGACGAGGACAGCTGA
- a CDS encoding glycerol-3-phosphate dehydrogenase/oxidase has translation MRTATLGPAERARALAAMTERELDVLVVGAGVVGAGTALDAVTRGLATGLVEARDWAAGTSSRSSKLIHGGLRYLEMLDFALVREALKERGLLLEKLAPHLVKPVPFLYPLKHKGWERLYAGSGVALYDAMSVSSGHGRGLPVHRHLSRRHALKVAPCLKKDALVGALQYYDAQMDDARYVATLVRTAATYGAQVANGARVVGFLREGERVVGARVRDVEAGGEYEIRARQVVNATGVWTDDTQGLIAERGQFHVRASKGIHLVVPKDRIHSTTGLILRTEKSVLFVIPWGRHWIVGTTDTDWDLDKAHPAASSADIDYLLEHVNSVLSVPLTRDDVQGVYAGLRPLLAGESDATSKLSREHTVAHPVPGMVVIAGGKYTTYRVMAKDAVDEAVHGLDQRVADCVTEDVPLLGAEGYHALWNGRAGMAARTGIHVARVEHLLNRYGTLVEELLELIAGDPGLGEPLAGADDYLRAEVVYAASHEGARHLEDVLTRRTRISIETFDRGTRSARECAELMAPVLGWDTDQIEREVTHYEKRVEAERESQRQPDDQTADAARLGAPDIVPI, from the coding sequence GTGAGGACAGCGACACTGGGACCGGCGGAGCGCGCCCGCGCGCTGGCGGCGATGACCGAACGGGAACTCGACGTGCTGGTGGTGGGCGCGGGAGTGGTCGGGGCGGGCACCGCCCTCGACGCCGTGACCCGAGGGCTGGCGACCGGACTGGTCGAGGCGCGCGACTGGGCGGCCGGCACGTCGAGCCGGTCGAGCAAACTGATCCACGGCGGTCTGCGCTATCTGGAGATGCTTGACTTCGCGCTGGTCAGAGAGGCGCTCAAGGAACGCGGGCTGCTGCTGGAGAAGCTGGCTCCCCATCTGGTGAAGCCCGTGCCGTTCCTCTACCCGCTCAAGCACAAGGGCTGGGAGCGCCTCTACGCCGGCTCGGGCGTCGCGCTGTACGACGCGATGTCCGTGTCGTCCGGGCATGGCCGGGGGCTGCCGGTCCACCGCCATCTCTCCCGGCGGCACGCGCTGAAGGTCGCGCCCTGCCTGAAGAAGGACGCCCTGGTCGGCGCCTTGCAGTACTACGACGCGCAGATGGACGACGCGCGCTATGTGGCCACCCTCGTCCGCACGGCCGCCACCTACGGCGCGCAGGTCGCCAACGGGGCCCGGGTCGTCGGATTCCTGCGGGAGGGCGAGCGGGTCGTCGGCGCGCGCGTCCGCGACGTGGAGGCCGGCGGGGAGTACGAGATCCGCGCCAGACAGGTCGTCAACGCCACCGGGGTGTGGACGGACGACACCCAGGGACTCATCGCCGAGCGCGGACAGTTCCATGTCCGGGCGTCCAAAGGCATCCATCTGGTCGTACCGAAGGACCGGATCCACTCCACCACCGGGCTGATCCTGCGGACCGAGAAATCGGTGCTGTTCGTCATTCCCTGGGGCCGCCACTGGATCGTGGGCACCACCGACACCGACTGGGACCTGGACAAGGCCCATCCCGCCGCCTCCAGCGCCGACATCGACTATCTGCTGGAGCATGTGAACTCGGTGCTGTCCGTGCCGCTCACCCGGGACGATGTGCAGGGGGTGTACGCGGGGCTGCGCCCGCTGCTCGCCGGGGAGTCGGACGCGACCAGCAAGCTGTCCCGGGAGCACACGGTCGCGCACCCGGTGCCCGGCATGGTGGTCATCGCCGGAGGCAAGTACACGACCTACCGGGTGATGGCCAAGGACGCGGTGGACGAGGCGGTGCACGGCCTCGACCAGCGGGTGGCCGACTGTGTCACGGAGGACGTGCCGCTGCTCGGCGCCGAGGGGTACCACGCGCTGTGGAACGGACGGGCGGGGATGGCGGCCCGGACCGGCATCCATGTGGCCCGCGTCGAGCATCTGCTGAACCGCTACGGCACCCTGGTGGAAGAGCTGCTGGAGCTGATCGCCGGGGATCCGGGGCTCGGCGAGCCGCTGGCCGGCGCGGACGACTATCTGCGCGCCGAGGTCGTCTACGCGGCGTCGCACGAGGGCGCGCGCCATCTGGAGGACGTCCTCACCCGGCGGACCCGGATCTCGATCGAGACCTTCGACCGGGGGACGCGCAGCGCCCGGGAGTGCGCGGAGCTGATGGCTCCCGTGCTCGGCTGGGACACGGACCAGATCGAGCGCGAAGTGACCCACTACGAGAAGCGGGTGGAGGCGGAGAGGGAGTCGCAGCGGCAGCCGGACGACCAGACGGCGGACGCGGCGCGGCTGGGCGCGCCGGACATCGTGCCCATCTGA